Sequence from the Panicum virgatum strain AP13 chromosome 5N, P.virgatum_v5, whole genome shotgun sequence genome:
GGTAAATTGTGCAAAACATATTATGCGTGTCCACTTCAATATGGTAAATTGTTGCTGTTAGTCAAAtatgttaaaaaaatatatagcatTTAAGTGCTGCAAGGCTGGTTGGTGATCTTGTAGCTTATTTTGGAGCAATTAGGGGCATTTCGGTAAAAGTTACTAGATATTTCCCCACTTCCCAGACTGGAACAAACTAATTTAAGGGACAATGTGTTTCACACAAAACCATATTTTTACAGTGTCCATATGTCTAAATCAAAAAGTGGAGTATGCAGCGCACAAAACTAGCGTTTCGTGGTGTCCTTGAAAGTTGAAACAAAAACCCTGTTCATTTCGATCACAGAACTAGCAGGTTGGATCCCCCTGCCATCTCCTTTTGATCATATTGTCTTTGATTAGCACCACATTATTTTCTAACAGCTAATCTTGCATGGAAGTAGATCTAAATCTTGTATGGAAGTTTGGGTTTCTTGCATCGTCCCTGGTCAGGTGGTCATGTACCGTTTTGGTATGTTACTGTCAAGATAGTGCCGTTTGCGCGACTACCGGCACAGGTTTGCTACGGGCAGGTTCCATCCAGGCTTGCCCGGCCCGGCTGGCGGGCACGACAAGGGTGAGGAAAGAAAGGAACCATTCTGAACGCACACGTCCTCGGAAGTCCGTACTGCAGGGCAACATGCCACCATCGGATCGGGTCTCCAATTCGGCAAACGGCAATGCCAACCCCAAAGCGACCAGCCAGCCCAACCTGACCTGACCCGTGGTCGGTCGGCCCCACGCGCAATTCCACCTCGACGGCGACCTGAACCCACCCACcgtgccaccaccgccaccccctaCTCTCATGGCAAAATCTATTCATGGCGCGTGCGAAATTCGGACGCCGCGTCGCAgaagcgcccctcctccctgttcatcttcttcctcacgaCAGGAGAGGGAGCACTGCCCCAGCGAGcaaggggggagggggagggggtgggaaTGGGTGGTAGATAGGCGGAGCGGCTGCCGACGACCGAGGTGGTGGCGGGAGGCGGTGGAGCTTATGGATCCGGGTTGCTGGGGTGGTGGGGGGGTCACCGGACCTAAAggagggctcggcggcggcggcggcccggcggcggaggtggttcggctggcggagggcgcggcggtgcGGGAGCGCTGCCGGCCGGAcagtgccggcggcgggggcgagaagaGGCAGCGCAGCGGCGGCTGGATGGCGCGACGACGAGCTCGGttggcgttggcggcggcgtcggggacgGCGCCGGAGCCCGGGAGGCGGGGGAACAAGGACGGGACGGCGGCCAGCTCTGGCTTCTGCGATGCGCCGCGCCCCTCTCTCATATACGGGGAATAGATCTTCCCCTGCTCTCATCACTCGACTCGACCAGACTCCATCTTCGTGCTGTCCCACTCACGCACCCAGGTCACCAACACCAACTCACCCAttccctttccaaaaaaaaaaaactcaccaaGCCCGTCGCCATCACCGTCCTCCCCTCCTCGCGTCCATCACACGCGTTCCGTTccacccccgcccccgcccaaCCGATCTCGGCGCGCGACGCGCCCCACCTATATAACGCCGCCCGCCCACCGGCCGGCACACGCATCCGCAGCCCACCGGAACACGAGCAGACCCACGCGATCCCGCAGCGAAACCGCCGGGTTCCCCAGCCCGCAGGCTCCTCATCCGCGCGCGGGGCCGGGAGGGAGAGCAGCCAGCTCGGCCGGGGCCTCCATGGGCAACCTCGCGTCGTGCAcgatggcggcgccggccgggagCGGGCGGGGCGCCCGGGTCGTGCTCCCCGACGGGCGGCTGCGGCAGGTGCCGctcccggcgacggcggccgagcTCATGCTCGAGGCGCCGGGCCACTTCCTGGCGGACGCGCGCGCGCTGCGCCCCGGGCGGCGGATCGAGGCGCTCCCGGCGGACGAGGCCCTCGCGCGCGGGGCGCTGTACGCCGCGCTCCCCATGAAGCGCCTCGGCGCGCCCGTGGCGCCCGCCGACGTCGCGCGCCTGGCGGCCGCGGTGGTCGCCAGCGGGGAgaaggcgcgggcggcgagga
This genomic interval carries:
- the LOC120675289 gene encoding uncharacterized protein LOC120675289 encodes the protein MGNLASCTMAAPAGSGRGARVVLPDGRLRQVPLPATAAELMLEAPGHFLADARALRPGRRIEALPADEALARGALYAALPMKRLGAPVAPADVARLAAAVVASGEKARAARRRMRPGSSPAATAKVAAVVAPPEVLEAAAAAEASLQETDAPKPRAPRLEEMAVDDATAAAEIEELKQRLSGGGRRSRRPTLETIQEESYVAARC